The nucleotide window TTCACCAAGCCCAGTCCTGTGGCGTAAGCCAACCGAAGATAGTAGACACACTGTATGCAGTCTTTAGTATAGAAGCGTTGGCAGCCTATTGGGCGCATACATACCTTGAGTGTGAACGTAAGCCGCCAACTCTGTGTCTGAGACGTTGGGTAGCCACCGTGCCCGATTGTCAGAACTAGTAGGCAAATGCGACACCCGTTAGAATCCAACAAGTCCTTTTCTGGGGTAGCCGCGAAAACATACTCAGGTAGGTCGCCACGGCGTAGGAGTAGAATAAGAGCTGCAACGATCCCGTCAGATATTGAGCTGGAAGGACCAAGATGAATCCTTTTTGGATTGTCGGCGGAGGGAATTGTCAACAAGACTTACCAGAGACACGAGCGTCATGGATTCTGGCATGGAAAATAATGGCCTTCGTCTTCTGGACAACCAGAAGCGGAGACCCGTGATGAGCGTTGCCAGGAAAACGCACACGGCCAAGGTGATGGCCACATCCCTTCCATCATGAGACAGCTCTGCTGTGCGCTTTCCTATTGCCTCTGTAATCGAGCCCATGATGCCGGCTGCGGGCACTGATAAAACGCACCCGTGTAAAGGGAAGGGTGACACATCGGGAGGCCGATACAACGATGCCTCTCAAGGACATTGCGCTCGTCTGACGAGGAGAGGGGCGTAGATAAGACCGTAACTTCGCATCCTGTCAGAACGCATTGTTGATTAGGCCTTCGGCCCCCAAACTTTTCAAGCAAACTCAACGCTGGGGCGGTATAAAGGGCCCGTCAGAGAGAAGGTAAGCCCCGAAAATCTGCAGGACATCCATGTGGTGGTCACACATGGGCGGGGGGGCCAAATCCTGCAGACTTCGGGTAGGCTGAAGGAAGCCATTGATCAATAAAAGTAGCCATGAAgcgtggatggtggatgcaCGTTAGCGGGCCATGAGGCAGTGACAGACTTGGACACTCCACCTTCTTTTActtattatgattattgcTGCACAGATGGTTGGGTGTGCCCATTGCCTTGCAGGGTTTCTATTATCCTATAATATGTGCTTATTATTGATTTGCCATGGTCTCATCTCAGCAGAACACACGAGTAGTCATCAAGTGGGATAGGCTTGGCGGGATAGCCCGAAGAACATGGGAAAATTAAGTAGGAGATCAGCACTATCATCACATGGCGAGGCTCTCCTTCAGCAAGCACTAGATTCCTTCGCCTTTCTGGAGCACATCCATGGTCTGAGcaccatttcttcttctcataaTTTCGAAACCAAGCGAATGGTCAAAGCTAGTTTCTGTTAGTTGCTGGCTCAGAGATATTAATTCCTAGCCAGCGTGCATGGGCCGTGGCCCGCGTACTTTCTACTCAGTCAAGCCATGTGCAAGCCAACGATTTCGTCTGGGTTGACGTGGAGCATCGAGCGGTCAGCCACGCAGCAACCTTTCCCATATCGAAATCGAAGGAAAATCTTGCATAAATATCCTTGAAAAAAGTACtacgcagaagaagaaacaatgGCCCTAGTCGCGCTGTTCCGTCGTGGTCTCGGCTCCGCTGGAATGACACGCAGCGATCGTTATTAGCACTCTCAACCAGCCATTTACTTATTCCTGGACCGTCACTCTGGCTTTGCGGGCCTCATGTGCTGTAGCGTCAAGGGCATAATCCATGTTTGACAGCGGTCTGAACCTTCAATCCGACAAAACCTCCGCAGTCCGGTTCGTGCCATCTACTAATGCCAAGGAGGAGGTTTGTCCTACTGTGTACTACAGTGAAAGGGGTACAGTCTAGGTTGAAGATCTCGCAAGCGATCGGTTTGCAAGCAGTAATGATGAGAACAACTTGTGGCGACTGAGACCTGAGGTGTGATGTCATACTGGATAATCTGGAACTTGCACTTACTTGGTATGACATGGGGCAATCATTAGGATGGGAATGATCAAGAGAAGTTGTACGCCTGTTACGGGATAACTTCGCTCGGTAACCGTCTGAAGCTCGAAAGAAAAGCTCGAGGAGTTCTGTGAGACAGAGCATTGGTCAACCCAATCAATTACCAAAAGACAGGAGAGTCCGGAGTAGTTAATGTGAAGGGGAATGCTGAATAGCGGGTTGGGCGTCAAAAGGGCCAGCCAGTCAAGCAGGCAACGAAACAAAACCACAAGGTTTTGTTACTAAATGAAAGAAAATGGTAGGCGGTCAGCTGCACAATAGCGGAGGGTAACAGCAAAACATTCAGATACCAAGCCCTACtcggaaagggaagagaacCCCACCGCCAACGCAGCGAAAACCCAGGCCGAAGCCCCCGCTCCAGGTGTATTGGTGGTAAATAATACGGTGCGGTGCACACGACTCCATTCTCACTACTAGTAAGGTTCTCCAGCTCTCCAGCAGAGTccattttcctcttttctcttaCTGTTGTGCTAGAACTACTGCTCCCCCAGATACCTTCATCTGTAATTCTTCCTCGCAGCAGCGCGAGGATCCCCCTATCGATACACAATGGCTGAGACTCAGGCCCCCGAGGTTGGTAAGTGCTCATGCCACATCCCAGCTACCCCTCTTGGTCCCTCCAATTTGAAAAAAGCTCCGGCGTTTGTGGGCTCCCGCTTGCTTTCGTCGTCATGGTTCGGCTTAGGTTTGGCGACGACTCTGGAGCAGCGGACGAGCGTTACGGAACGATCGCAACCTGCCCTCGTCTTGAACTGACTGttcaatatcttcatctcTATCATCACCTTACAATCTCCGGCTTAAAACATGCCTGTTCGCTCTCCACCCTAACTAACCCGGCCTCGGTCCATTTCTAGACtacaccctcaacaaccccgaCACCTTGACCAAGTACAAGACCGCTGCTCAGATCTCCCAGAAGGTTCTCGAAGCCGTCTCAGGTGTGTGATTCCTCGACCCGGGCGTCTGCGCCTTGTTTAGGGCTACGAAATTCTAATCTCGTGATACTAGGATGGTGTGTTGAGGGCAGCAAGATCGTTGAGCTTTGCCAGAAGGGTGACCAGCTcctcgaggaggagattgccaAGGTCtacaagggcaagaagatccagaagggtATGTTCCCTTTCTTAGTCCGGAGAAACCAGTGTCAGATCAGCGAGTTAACGTGATGCGCCGGGGAAAGGTATCGCTCACCCCACCACGGTCTCTCCCAGCTCCTATGTGACTCCCTACACTCCCCTGGTGTCCGACGCTCAGGAGGCCGAGACCACCTTGAAGGCCGGTGAGATCGCCAAGATCCAGCTTGGTGCTCAGATCGATGGCTTCGGTACCATCGTTTGCGACATGGTCGTTGTCGCCGACAGCAACTCGTCCGCCGATGTGGTGACCGGCCGCGAGGCTGACCTTATCCACGCCACTCACTACGCCAACGAGCTTCTCCTGAGACTTATGGTTCCCCCTGGCCTGCTCGCCAGCGGAACTgatgaggagaagcagaaggccGCTGCCCAGAAGCCTCCTACCCAGGCTCAGATCACTCAGTTGATTGAGAAGGTCGCCAAGGCCTACGACTGCAACGTTGTCGAGAACACCACCAGCTGGCTGTTTGACCGCAACGAGATCGaaggcgagaagaagatcatcctcTCGCCCGGCGCTGGTGTCAAGGGTGAGGGTGTCCCCGAGGTCGGTGAAGTCTGGGGTGTTGAGCTTGGTCTGTCTCTCGGATCCGGAAAGGTCAAGACCCTCCCTCACCGTGCCACTCTCCACCGccgtaccaccaccacctacgGCCTCAAGCGCCCTAGCTCCAGACAGACTCTCTCCGAGATCGTCAAGAAGTTTGGCCAGTTCCCCTTCAGCTTGCgccagctggatgatgagaagtcTGCCAAGGTTGGTGTTGTCGAGTGTGTCCGTGGTGGTGTCCTGAGACAGTACGAGCCCGCCGGTGATGCCGACAACGCTCCCGTCTCCCGCGTCCTGACCACTCTTGGTATGTTTTGCATCTTCCCATTGATCTACGGTTACCTCAGAAGATCTCTCTTCTAACAAGGCTCTAGCGATTACCAAGAACGGCATCACCCGTCTTGCCGCTCCCACCACCCCTGATCTTTCCAAGTTCCAGACGGACAAGAAgatcgaggacgaggagatccTTGCGATCCTCGAGCGCCCGTTGGCCAGATCCACCGgctccaagaagaacaagaacaacaagaagaagactgcCGCCAAGAAGGCTGACGAGTAAATCATCGTCTGACCTGGGCGTCACATCTGCCGTGTCCGTGGGCGTGTTGGTTTGGCTCAAATGAAAGCCTATGATTTCTTTGCAGGAAACATTCTTCGTCATACCGAAGCATTGGCGATGCGCGCCATTACAACGATCCTTTTTGGAGCTGCATCCAGGGAGTtctgcagatgatgagggaTGGGGGAAATCCGTGCGAAAGATGAGCCATGTGGGAGACTGATGTCTTCCATAATACCCTATTACAAAACCTGTTGTCACATAACTAGTTCAGAAGTTCAGAAGATGCGATATGTAAATGCTTgaataaaaagaagcaaaaaaaTGAGGCAGAACATCATGCTTTCCATCAACATTACTAGATCTATCCGGCCCATGTATACCGGTCTGAGATTTGCCTCCGATTGTCGCATATCACGCTGTTACCTTTGCCACATTTATACATGAATGCAGGTGTTCCCGGAATGATTTTTTTCTACTCGCTTTTATGTGCAGGCAATGGGATTATGTACGATGATCCGTTCGGACTTCAGTCGTATCTAACGGTGAGGTCAGCATAACCCGGCCCCTTCCCCATGGCCTCCAGAGAGGAGGACATACCGCCCCCCGATGAGCTTTCCGGTCAACCAAGCATTAGATCATCTCTTTCAGTGCTTCAAGGGGGTGTGGTATATCTCGGGAGACTGTCATACTGGAGAGGCAGGTTGCTTGCCCAGCCGTTGCCGCCACCCCACCCCCGACAAAGGCTTAAGGAAAACGCAACATTTAGTAGTTCT belongs to Aspergillus luchuensis IFO 4308 DNA, chromosome 3, nearly complete sequence and includes:
- the CDB4 gene encoding curved DNA-binding protein (42 kDa protein) (COG:J;~EggNog:ENOG410PM2V;~InterPro:IPR036005,IPR000994,IPR036388,IPR036390;~MEROPS:MER0064643;~PFAM:PF00557), encoding MAETQAPEVDYTLNNPDTLTKYKTAAQISQKVLEAVSGWCVEGSKIVELCQKGDQLLEEEIAKVYKGKKIQKGIAHPTTVSPSSYVTPYTPLVSDAQEAETTLKAGEIAKIQLGAQIDGFGTIVCDMVVVADSNSSADVVTGREADLIHATHYANELLLRLMVPPGLLASGTDEEKQKAAAQKPPTQAQITQLIEKVAKAYDCNVVENTTSWLFDRNEIEGEKKIILSPGAGVKGEGVPEVGEVWGVELGLSLGSGKVKTLPHRATLHRRTTTTYGLKRPSSRQTLSEIVKKFGQFPFSLRQLDDEKSAKVGVVECVRGGVLRQYEPAGDADNAPVSRVLTTLAITKNGITRLAAPTTPDLSKFQTDKKIEDEEILAILERPLARSTGSKKNKNNKKKTAAKKADE